A single genomic interval of Arachis duranensis cultivar V14167 chromosome 7, aradu.V14167.gnm2.J7QH, whole genome shotgun sequence harbors:
- the LOC107458768 gene encoding uncharacterized protein LOC107458768 → MEEPSQRQKQVVKAFTTLLPYPQRFNKEIKDQHFPKFLEVFKKLEINIPLAEALEQMPLYAKFLKELINKKRSWHDKETVMLTEECSAVIQRGIPPKLKDLRSFVVSCTIGKMTLEKALCDLGTIINLMPLSMMRNLAIEEIKLTRMSLVMADRSIKTPNGVVENLLVKVGEFIFPTNFVILDTEEKENNSIILGRPFLATARAIIDVEKGEMIFRVHNEQMVINVFKSMHHPPEQENYMRVDMIESLVEEMLEANCHEQ, encoded by the coding sequence ATGGAGGAACCATCTCAAAGACAGAAGCAGGTGGTGAAGGCTTTCACAACTCTTTTGCCATATCCTCAAAGGTTCAACAAGGAGATCAAAGATCAACACTTCCCCAAATTTCTTGAAGTCTTCAAGAAGTTGGAGATTAATATCCCACTGGCTGAAGCATTAGAGCAGATGCCTCTATATGCAAAGTTCTTAAAAGAGCTCATTAACAAAAAGAGAAGCTGGCATGATAAGGAAACAGTCatgctcactgaagaatgtagtgcagtaATTCAAAGGGGTATTCcaccaaagcttaaagatctaAGAAGTTTTGTAGTATCATGCACCATAGGCAAAATGACATTAGAGAAAGCTCTCTGTGATCTAGGTACTATTATCAACTTGATGCCCCTCTCAATGATGAGAAAccttgccatagaagaaattAAACTTACCAGGATGTCATTGGTGATGGCCGAtagatcaatcaagacaccTAATGGAGTTGTGGAAAATCTATTAGTGAAGGTTGGAGAGTTTATCTTCCCTACAAACTTTGTGATCCTGGACacagaagagaaagaaaataactCAATTATCctgggaagaccatttctagctacaGCAAGAGCTATTATAGATGTAGAAAAGGGAGAAATGATATTCAGGGTGCACAATGAGCAAATGGTCAtcaatgttttcaaatcaatgcaCCATCCCCCTGAGCAAGAGAACTACATGAGAGTAGATATGATAGAAAGTTTGGTAGAAGAAATGTTAGAAGCCAATTGTCATGAGCAATAG